The nucleotide window CAGAGCCCGTCACTGATGATTCAGAGTCGGAGTCGAACACCGAAGCACCACTACTGTTGCTATCTGAATCACTCGGCGATCGATGCTTCCACTTACTCTTTCCCTTTTTTCTTTTGGCTTTCTCCTTCTTTTGCTTTTCTTTCATCAACTTCTGCTCCTCTTCCCTCTCCTTTATAATATCAGGATTCTCAAATTGATAAGAAACAGGTATGCTTTTCTTCAGCTTGGGATTTTTAAGCTGCTGCGTTCTTGAGGGCCGTGATATGTACACTCGCTCGTTTTTGCACTCATAGGTCCAGTGACCATGCTGGAAACACTTCTGGCATTGGGTATACGCGCCAACAGAAGAAGTTTCTGAAGCTTTTGGCTTCACAGTGCCCAGCTTCGCAGCCTTCTCTGTACTCATCAGATACATCTGTCTCTTGGCTTCCTTCCTCTCCTGCCAGCGGCTTGGTCCCTCTTCCTTCTGCCCATAGGCATTGACATTGCgggcagcagcagccgcagctcGTTCAGCTTGAGCCCTGCTTAATCCCTTGGCCACTGATAATGTGGCTGCCTTTATTCTGTCCGCAGCAGCATGTGGCTTATCATCATTCCCAGACATCTTGATTCACCCAGAGAGAACAAGATTATCCTAAATCAGCAACTCTGCAAAGAAATAAACTGTGCTGATCAGTAAGGAACTAATGAGGTCAGTCATATCTTCAGTAaaatgatgataataataaaataGGATCAATCTCAACTCAGCCAGAGTTAGGACATATGCATGCGCACACATTCAGACCCAACGTTTCACCCCTTTTACTACAACTCTACAAGGATAAATACAATACAAGGCACACATTTGGTCAGAGTATTTCGTATATTTATATTTTGGTTTCTCACACATATAGGACACTAAATATAACAAACTAATTGTAGATAATTAGATATAGGAAGTAACTTGCACAATTATATTGGTTCCGTATTTCAGTTTTTATGGAGTACAGAGGCAGTACATGACCATCGAAAGTTCTGTAAACAGATTATCAAGTTCTCACACATAAACGCTAGTTTTTGTCTCGCACACACATAAACAATCAAATCATTGCTCTATCTCTAGCTCTAATGGCTCGAATTAAAAACTGTCTGAGACAAGTCTTGCAGAATTTCAAACAACACAATTCACCCAATTAACCATAGATCATATATAtcatacaaaattaaatcatcgCATCTCGAAAAACTAACAAACGAGATCAATGGATAACCCATCACTAGCTACCGAGTACATTATAGACAAAGTATAAAGCAATAACATACAAGAAAACAGCATAATACCACCAAGAGCTGGAACGTAGCACTACACTTTGCATGAAATAAAAAGCGGATATCACTAATTCTACTGATAGAGAATCCACATTTCGGCGCTCCCTAGTAATAGATCTGACGAGAAATTGACCACAACCACGGGTGAGAAGGCAGGGGCAGCCGGGCAGGGAAGCCCGGTGAGCTACATACAGGGTGAAGCGTCCAGTGGCAACTCGGTGCCCTAAGCGCCGTAGTCCCGTGGAAGAAAAGACCGGCGCATCGGTGCCTCCAGATGAGGAGGTGCGCCGACGCCACCGCGGTGCTGAGGTGGGAGGAGGCGCACAGGCACGCATTCGGCCAGGGAGGCAGGGACCTGGGTTTCGCCTTGGAGACTAGGCGCGCGGGGGAGCAGACGCCGGTGCACTACAGAACCCTAGGATATCCAACAGAAAGACGAATCCCCGAGACGCCCCACCGCCCTCGAACCTAATCGACGCACGCTGCAGGCGTGGAATCTAAGAAGATAGCGAGGCGGAGCGGAGAAGGAGATGGGGAGCGAGCTTCTTGCTTACCAGCCGGAGCGCAGCGGAATGGCGGCCGCAAGATCGCCgccgtggactagggtttggcgGTGCGGGGGTCGGGGACGAGACGGAGGCCGCCCGGTCCCGGTTTGATTTGTCCCGGTCTCGACTCTGGAGGAGGGAGAGGACGAGTCTGATTGGCGATTGCCCGAGGCGGTCGCGGCTCCCGGCTTCCATGACCGACTCGGTCGGACGGGTTGGGCTAGGCTGCGTGCGGACATTCAGTTGGGCCGCGTCTGTCTTGGGGTCTTAGcccttttgctttttttttttttaaaaaaaacattgaTTTTCGTTTAATGGAAATTATTGTCATGCCATTGCAAATTGCGTAAATCCTGTATGTACTTATTACCACTGTCAGTGACACAGGAGGCCCCATGTGTCAGTGACACGGATGGCAAATACTGGATTCGAATTCTCAGTGACAGATATCTGAGTTTACAGGCAAGGCAATACCGCCTTACTTTTCTTTGATTCGACGCATGCACAACAGAATTCCACGTTTCGTCAAATTCGCAATGTGCCAATGTCATTAACAAAGATTTAAGATTCGTTTCCCCTCGCGAAATGTTGTGTCTTTCAAAGTTGTGCGTGTCTCAGTCTCACAACGATGCCCGGACTCACAGCACAATTTTTTCTCTGCTGACCCAGGATTGTAAAATGCAGAATCAATAGTACTGACCTAAGAGAGTTTGCGTAAGAGACGATAATCCACGGTTATTCACAGATTATTCGGGTCCTGGCAGCTTCAGCAGTGCTAAATTCATGATTTTTCCTACGATCGCCCGATCTTCTCCACCAGGCGTCTCTCGATCTCCATCCGCTTTCTCATCAGCACGGTGTACTTCTGGAGGAGCTCCCGGTCCTCCTCCTTGTTGCCGGCCGGGACCGCCAGCTTCGAGCCAAGAGAGGTCTTCTCTAGATTGCCCTTGTACAGGCATGAGATGGGGACGAAGCTGCCTTGGGCGTTGCACAACCACCCGTGGGCCGCTCTCAGCGCCGCGCCCAGCGAAGCCGAATCTGATCCATGGACAGCATCAGTTCAGCGGCCATGGATATGGCTGGTGCCATCGGTTTGTGTCAGGACAACCAAGTTCGTTCAGGGAGGAGGAGATTTGAGCGATTACCAGGTCTCTGGACTGTGAAGACAGGGCAGCCGAAGATCTGGGCGATTGACTTGaggatgcttttgttggaggatGCCCCGCCGGTTGCTATGATCCGCTTGGGAGGGTTCGGCATGCCAAACCTCTCGGCGTGGCCTCGCATCGACAGCATTTGACCCTCAATGATGGCACGAACCTACAGGCAGGCAACGTTGTTGATGACAAGCATGGCAATCTGCTTGCAAAATATCATATGAACTGATGAATGTTTCTTTTTGCAAACCTCGGACGGTGGGTCAAATTCTTCCACTTCACGCTCCAACAGAGTGTCTGACGTGACGTCATTGAGGTTTTCGGCAGTGTACCGATGGAAACCCACTGCATGAAAAAACAGTCAGTTTCTGAGTTTTTGAGAATAAAAGAGGGGAAAACGCTGCAATGATAATAGGAGCTgttcggctgataagccggctgaagctgatttgttgcgagagaaaaacaatgttccatGACTGATAAGCGAGGCTGATAGTTTCTGAGTTTTTTGAGaataaaagagggaaaaacgCTGCAATGATAATACATCAATACCTGGAAGTGGTGGAAGGATTTCATGGTCTTTGTAGTAGAATCCTAACTTTCCACCTACATGCATGAAAAAGAAATCGCATAGGAAAGTAACCAATAAAATAGTAAAATTACAGCGTGTCAAGATAAAATAAGCAGACATTAGGATTAACGTATAACTTAACACTATAAAGCATGACATCCAAATTCCTCATGTCATCCCATAAAATTAGCTTATCTCTGTTAGGTAGTATTAGAACTCTAAAGGAAACTTGATAGAAAAGCATTTCGATTGAGCAAAATGACCATTCTCAACTTATGTAAAATCTAACCATTTAGAGGGGGTGTTTTCTCCAGATAATTGTTAAAAACATCCCATGATTTGTCTGCACACCAATTTCGCACATCTGAAACCAAAATGTAAGTATCATCAGCAATGTAGTAATGACATAATGGCATGCATACTTGTAGAAcaataaaaaaaaaggaaacacacGTACCTTCTCTGGTCAAAGAGCCATTTTTGTAGCATAGCATCACCATATAACCATCAGGTTCAACAGGGTTGGGGAAAACATGCCCTTCAAGGCTTGGTTTAGCTTCTGCAGTTATCCCGAATACCTACAATACAATTAGGGGATGAATTACATACAACCATTAGGTAAACATGGCTATCAACCAAATCAACATTGACCACGTCTTCTCAACTTACTGTATCGCTAGTACCAAGGCTAATGGCAAGATCACCAGGAGTATTCAGAGTTAAACCTACAACAGATGCCAAGGTCTCATGAATGTTAATGTAAGAAATCATGAAACTGTTTTCACGCCAATTTTCTGCAGATGCATATAGAAGATCACAAATGCCAACTCCTCATTTAAGAAGCACTAGTCAAACCCACCTGCAAGGCTATTAGGATTGTCTCCAGACCATTGAATGACCAAACAGTTCTTATCAAACTGAAACCTGAAAATACACAATGTCTTCTTTAAGTAATTACAAAATTCTAGTGCGGAGAATATTTATAGCATTAGTCATTAGGGTGTATTTTTGTTATTATAAGCTAGCTTGCCCATTCACATTAATTTTTTCCATAATGTTCAGGAACTTCATTTAAATCCGGTGATCATAATAAAAGGAATGATGGGGTGGAAATTTTTTTATGATGTGAACTCAGAAACTTGATCAAATCCAAAAATTATAACAAAAGAAATGGTGAACAGTTGAACATAAATTTTGAGATGTTCAGACTTCAAAGTTCATCCGGTTCCAATAATTACAGTGCAAACTTTTCAACCTGAATGTCTGCATTAACAGATTTATTACAATCAGAGCTTGTATGCCATTTAACAGAAACGTACTGCCTGAACCTTATATTATGCTTGGTTGCTCAATGACACCTGAGTAGTCATGCAAACAGTAATTTCTACTTGCAAATAAAAGGTATATCGTCAGAAAAAGATAAGTACATGGTAAAGGTGATTCTGAATATATATGGCTGCAAACCAAGTATACTACAAGTTGGCTTGAGAGTGTACATTTAGCACTGGCCTAATGTATAATCAAACAAAGCTTACCTTTCTACAAAATAAGGAGTGATTCGGCCAGCAGTTGAATATGCTGGTGCTAGTTTTCCAAGCTTTGCGCCAAGTCCAGGAGCAGTTGCCTAGGAGGAGAAAGGGCACGATTTTGGTATTTTAGTCCATGAAATATTCTTAAATAAAAAGCCTACAGTTTCATGTTTTAGACTTAAGTCATTCAACAAGTCTTTAATGTATTACTAAATGAGTTAGCAAGTTCAAACCTCTAAAACAGACTTTGACCAGGTCCTTTGGTTTATATCCATCAAGTTCATCCCTGCACCATCAGTTTCATCTATACTTGCATAGCTTCCAACAAGGATAGATGCCATGAACGAGCTCACTAAAGATATTCTCTCAGTATCTTCATAAACATCAGGCTCTGTCTGATAGATCTTCCTTATCTGGGGGCCAGTGAATCTTTCATAGGCACGAGATCCTGTCAGTTTCGCTAACTCCAGTGCGCCTCCAACTGCATTCTCTATTTCTCTGCATTGCTTAGTTGTGCTACTATCCATCCATATTGGTGAGTTCATTGTAGAAAATGCATCCTTGAGCTGTGATAACAAGCTCTTACTAGCATCCAAGGAGGACAACACAGCATGGCTGCCCTTCTTCCAATAAACACTGCCATGTTGCTGCCCACTCCCTGAGACAGCCACAACTTTACCGAAGTTGATCTTTGGTTTTAGCTTCTCAAGCAGCAGCTCCAGAGCTTCCACCCACATAATGGTTGGTGAAAAAATGTGGCCATCATCTGCGGGGTCTCTGTACACCCCGCCTTCAGTTTTGTAGTGTGGCAATTCAGAGTCAAAATTAACAATTTCAGAAGCTACTATTGTTAACTCATTGTTGAGCACCGTAGCTTTCAGCGATCTGTAACAGGAGAATGACAGTATTAGGTCCAAGTCTAATAGTAACCCACAAATTTAGTATGacaacaaagaaaaacaaaatccaGGAAGAGAATATGTGAAGCAAATGGTGCCGCAATCATGGTTATCAACTTACTGGTATGCAGAATACAGAACAAAGAAACCACGTTTGGGCAAGGTAAAAATCTTGAAAGATGTACTTACGAAGAATGACATC belongs to Miscanthus floridulus cultivar M001 chromosome 4, ASM1932011v1, whole genome shotgun sequence and includes:
- the LOC136552808 gene encoding xylulose kinase 2-like isoform X2, with amino-acid sequence MHKKHHGCHSSSLKATVLNNELTIVASEIVNFDSELPHYKTEGGVYRDPADDGHIFSPTIMWVEALELLLEKLKPKINFGKVVAVSGSGQQHGSVYWKKGSHAVLSSLDASKSLLSQLKDAFSTMNSPIWMDSSTTKQCREIENAVGGALELAKLTGSRAYERFTGPQIRKIYQTEPDVYEDTERISLVSSFMASILVGSYASIDETDGAGMNLMDINQRTWSKSVLEATAPGLGAKLGKLAPAYSTAGRITPYFVERFQFDKNCLVIQWSGDNPNSLAGLTLNTPGDLAISLGTSDTVFGITAEAKPSLEGHVFPNPVEPDGYMVMLCYKNGSLTREDVRNWCADKSWDVFNNYLEKTPPLNGGKLGFYYKDHEILPPLPVGFHRYTAENLNDVTSDTLLEREVEEFDPPSEVRAIIEGQMLSMRGHAERFGMPNPPKRIIATGGASSNKSILKSIAQIFGCPVFTVQRPDSASLGAALRAAHGWLCNAQGSFVPISCLYKGNLEKTSLGSKLAVPAGNKEEDRELLQKYTVLMRKRMEIERRLVEKIGRS
- the LOC136552808 gene encoding xylulose kinase 2-like isoform X1, whose protein sequence is MAGRGSLPEGSLFLGLDSSTQSLKATVLNNELTIVASEIVNFDSELPHYKTEGGVYRDPADDGHIFSPTIMWVEALELLLEKLKPKINFGKVVAVSGSGQQHGSVYWKKGSHAVLSSLDASKSLLSQLKDAFSTMNSPIWMDSSTTKQCREIENAVGGALELAKLTGSRAYERFTGPQIRKIYQTEPDVYEDTERISLVSSFMASILVGSYASIDETDGAGMNLMDINQRTWSKSVLEATAPGLGAKLGKLAPAYSTAGRITPYFVERFQFDKNCLVIQWSGDNPNSLAGLTLNTPGDLAISLGTSDTVFGITAEAKPSLEGHVFPNPVEPDGYMVMLCYKNGSLTREDVRNWCADKSWDVFNNYLEKTPPLNGGKLGFYYKDHEILPPLPVGFHRYTAENLNDVTSDTLLEREVEEFDPPSEVRAIIEGQMLSMRGHAERFGMPNPPKRIIATGGASSNKSILKSIAQIFGCPVFTVQRPDSASLGAALRAAHGWLCNAQGSFVPISCLYKGNLEKTSLGSKLAVPAGNKEEDRELLQKYTVLMRKRMEIERRLVEKIGRS
- the LOC136552807 gene encoding uncharacterized protein, with protein sequence MSGNDDKPHAAADRIKAATLSVAKGLSRAQAERAAAAAARNVNAYGQKEEGPSRWQERKEAKRQMYLMSTEKAAKLGTVKPKASETSSVGAYTQCQKCFQHGHWTYECKNERVYISRPSRTQQLKNPKLKKSIPVSYQFENPDIIKEREEEQKLMKEKQKKEKAKRKKGKSKWKHRSPSDSDSNSSGASVFDSDSESSVTGSEYSSGSSSSYSSSEDKKQQHRRKQKKRRHRRDSTSSASSESESASDSDSDDKGSRRKSKRRGGRR